The Salinispora tropica CNB-440 genome has a window encoding:
- the ileS gene encoding isoleucine--tRNA ligase produces MAYPLHDPTATGVPASPDLPAIERRVLEHWTADKTFEASIEARPASRRSADGVVADGAPADNEYVFYDGPPFANGLPHYGHLFTGYVKDVVPRYQTMRGQRVERRFGWDCHGLPAEVVAEKQLGITSKAEILDLGVDRFNAACRSSVLEFTHDWERYVTRQARWVDFSSAYKTLNLDYMESVLWAFKSLHDKGLVYEGFRVLAYCWRCETPLSNTETRMDDVYRDRHDPTLSVWLTLTPDESAPELLRGTVALGVWTTTPWTLPSNLALAVGPDIEYAVLERDGQRYVLGAARVAAYAKELEGYQQVGTVYGRDLVGRRYTPLYDFLVEPAGEHAYQVLGADFVTTEDGTGIVHLAPAFGEDDQNTCNAAGIPTVVTVDERTRFTALVPPYQGEQVFDVNKPVIRELKERGVVLRQDTYTHAYPHCWRCDTPLVYKAVSSWFVAVTRFKDRMVELNQQINWTPGHIKDGSFGKWLANARDWSISRNRFWGSPIPVWRSDNPAYPRVDVYGSLAELERDFGVRLTDLHRPAVDELVRPNPDDPTGKSMMRRVPEVLDCWFESGAMPFAQVHYPFENADWFESHYPGDFIVEYIGQTRGWFYTMHVLATALFDRPAFRNCLSHGILLGSDGRKMSKSLRNYPDVYHIFDTYGSDAMRWMLMSSPVLRGGDMAVNEAGIRDAVRQVLLPLWNVWYFFSLYANADGRQARRSTTSAHLLDRYVLAKTNELVSTVQAQLDGYDISGACVTVRSYLDALTNWYVRRSRDRFWSGDEDAFCTLWTVLETLCRVVAPLAPLTAEEIWRGLTGERSVHLTDWPAAEEFPADHDLVAAMDAVRAVASAALSLRKSRGLRVRLPLSVLTVATPAAAALRPFADLVADEVNVKRVEFTDEVGSYCEQVLTVVPRALGPRVGRAVQQVIRAVKAGEWELVDGAPVAAGVTLAEGEYELRLVAADAEQSAPLPGGEGVVVLDTEVTPELAAEGLARDVIRVVQQARRDADLDVSDRIVVALAASEQVWAAVSAYREVVAREVLADAVELTPGLVGFTGEVGDGEQVVVTVRRV; encoded by the coding sequence ATGGCCTATCCGTTGCATGACCCGACCGCGACCGGAGTCCCTGCGAGCCCGGACCTGCCCGCGATCGAGCGCCGGGTCCTGGAGCACTGGACGGCCGACAAGACCTTCGAGGCCTCCATCGAGGCCCGACCGGCCTCCCGACGATCGGCGGACGGCGTCGTCGCCGACGGCGCCCCCGCCGACAACGAGTACGTCTTCTACGACGGTCCGCCGTTCGCCAACGGCCTGCCGCACTATGGCCACCTCTTCACCGGCTACGTCAAGGACGTGGTGCCGCGCTACCAGACCATGCGTGGGCAGCGGGTGGAGCGTCGGTTCGGTTGGGACTGCCACGGCCTGCCCGCCGAGGTGGTCGCCGAGAAGCAGCTCGGCATCACCAGCAAGGCGGAGATCCTCGATCTGGGGGTGGACCGGTTCAACGCGGCCTGCCGGAGCTCGGTGCTGGAGTTCACCCACGACTGGGAGCGCTACGTCACCCGTCAGGCCCGTTGGGTCGACTTCTCCAGTGCCTACAAGACGCTGAACCTGGACTACATGGAGAGCGTCCTGTGGGCCTTCAAGAGCCTGCACGACAAGGGCCTGGTCTATGAGGGCTTCCGGGTGCTCGCGTACTGCTGGCGGTGCGAGACGCCGTTGTCGAACACCGAGACCCGGATGGACGACGTCTACCGGGACCGGCACGACCCGACGCTCAGCGTGTGGTTGACGCTCACACCCGACGAGAGCGCACCGGAGCTGCTGCGCGGCACCGTCGCGCTGGGGGTCTGGACCACCACGCCGTGGACGCTGCCGTCCAACCTGGCGCTCGCCGTTGGCCCGGACATCGAGTACGCGGTGTTGGAGCGGGACGGGCAGCGCTACGTGCTGGGCGCCGCCCGGGTCGCCGCGTACGCCAAGGAGCTGGAGGGGTACCAGCAGGTCGGCACCGTGTACGGCCGGGACCTGGTCGGGCGCCGATACACCCCGCTGTACGACTTCCTGGTCGAGCCGGCGGGTGAGCACGCGTACCAGGTGCTCGGCGCGGACTTCGTGACCACCGAGGACGGCACCGGGATCGTGCACCTGGCGCCGGCGTTCGGCGAGGACGACCAGAACACCTGTAACGCCGCCGGCATACCGACTGTCGTCACCGTGGACGAACGTACCCGGTTCACCGCGCTGGTCCCGCCGTACCAGGGTGAGCAGGTCTTCGACGTCAACAAGCCGGTGATCCGGGAGCTGAAGGAGCGTGGCGTGGTGCTCCGGCAGGACACCTACACCCACGCGTACCCACATTGTTGGCGCTGCGACACCCCGCTGGTCTACAAGGCGGTGTCGTCCTGGTTCGTCGCGGTGACCCGGTTCAAGGATCGGATGGTCGAGCTCAACCAGCAGATCAACTGGACTCCGGGGCACATCAAGGACGGCTCGTTCGGCAAGTGGCTGGCCAACGCCCGGGACTGGTCGATCAGCCGGAACCGGTTCTGGGGCTCGCCGATCCCGGTGTGGAGGTCCGACAACCCGGCCTATCCGCGGGTGGACGTCTACGGCTCCCTCGCCGAACTGGAGCGGGACTTCGGCGTACGCCTGACCGACCTGCACCGGCCGGCGGTGGACGAGCTGGTCCGTCCCAACCCGGACGACCCGACCGGGAAGTCCATGATGCGCCGGGTCCCGGAGGTGCTGGACTGCTGGTTCGAGTCCGGTGCGATGCCGTTCGCCCAGGTGCACTATCCGTTCGAGAACGCCGACTGGTTTGAGTCCCACTACCCCGGTGACTTCATCGTCGAGTACATCGGGCAGACCCGCGGCTGGTTCTACACCATGCACGTGCTCGCCACGGCGCTGTTCGACCGACCCGCCTTCCGTAACTGCCTGAGCCACGGCATCCTGCTCGGGTCGGATGGGCGCAAGATGTCCAAGAGCCTGCGCAACTACCCGGACGTGTATCACATCTTCGACACGTACGGCTCGGACGCGATGCGCTGGATGCTGATGTCCTCCCCGGTGCTGCGCGGTGGTGACATGGCGGTGAACGAGGCCGGCATCCGGGACGCGGTCCGGCAGGTGCTGCTGCCGCTCTGGAACGTCTGGTACTTCTTCTCGCTCTACGCCAACGCCGACGGGCGTCAGGCGCGGCGGAGCACCACCTCGGCGCACCTGCTCGATCGGTATGTGCTGGCGAAGACGAACGAGCTGGTGTCGACGGTGCAGGCGCAGCTGGACGGGTACGACATCTCCGGTGCCTGCGTCACCGTGCGGTCCTACCTGGATGCCTTGACCAACTGGTACGTACGCCGCTCGCGGGACCGGTTCTGGTCGGGCGACGAGGACGCCTTCTGCACCCTGTGGACGGTACTGGAGACACTCTGCCGCGTGGTGGCGCCGCTGGCGCCGCTGACGGCCGAGGAGATCTGGCGGGGCCTGACCGGTGAGCGTTCGGTGCACCTGACCGACTGGCCGGCGGCGGAGGAGTTCCCCGCTGACCATGATCTGGTCGCCGCGATGGACGCGGTGCGGGCGGTCGCCTCGGCGGCGTTGTCACTGCGCAAGTCGCGCGGTCTGCGGGTACGGCTGCCCCTGTCGGTGTTGACCGTCGCCACGCCGGCCGCCGCCGCGCTGCGGCCCTTCGCCGACCTGGTCGCCGACGAGGTCAACGTGAAGCGGGTCGAGTTCACCGACGAGGTGGGCAGCTACTGCGAGCAGGTGTTGACGGTGGTGCCGCGGGCCCTTGGCCCGCGGGTCGGCAGGGCGGTCCAGCAGGTGATCAGGGCGGTCAAGGCCGGGGAGTGGGAGCTGGTTGACGGCGCTCCGGTCGCCGCCGGGGTCACCCTCGCCGAGGGCGAGTACGAGCTGCGGTTGGTCGCCGCCGACGCGGAGCAGTCGGCGCCGCTGCCCGGCGGTGAGGGCGTGGTCGTCCTGGACACCGAGGTCACCCCGGAGTTGGCCGCCGAGGGGTTGGCCCGGGATGTGATCCGGGTGGTGCAGCAGGCCCGCCGGGACGCCGACCTGGATGTCTCGGACCGGATCGTGGTCGCGCTCGCCGCATCCGAGCAGGTGTGGGCGGCGGTCTCCGCGTACCGCGAGGTGGTGGCCCGGGAGGTGCTGGCCGATGCGGTGGAGCTCACCCCGGGGCTGGTCGGGTTCACCGGTGAGGTGGGCGACGGTGAGCAGGTTGTGGTGACTGTCCGTCGGGTTTAG
- a CDS encoding TIGR03936 family radical SAM-associated protein codes for MRLRYAKRGPLRFTSHRDFARAFERALRRAGVPMAYSQGFTPHPKISYASAAPTGVASEAEYLEIGLRETVDPGALRAALDAALSPGLDVLHAVAATGGSLVDRIEAAHWRIELPGVDPHVLGAAVTAFTAADEILVERMTKQGRRTFDARAAVISINVIMSDETPSEAVAVPCAILELVVRQVTPAVRPDDVLSGLRVVADLEPPVSPRVTRLAQGTLTAQGAIADPLDAGRDGAVIGGC; via the coding sequence ATCCGCCTCCGCTACGCCAAACGGGGGCCACTGCGGTTCACCTCGCACCGGGACTTCGCGCGCGCCTTCGAACGGGCACTGCGCCGGGCGGGTGTGCCGATGGCGTACTCCCAGGGTTTCACCCCGCACCCGAAGATCTCCTATGCCAGCGCCGCGCCTACCGGTGTGGCGAGCGAGGCCGAGTACCTGGAGATTGGGTTGCGGGAGACCGTCGACCCGGGGGCGTTGCGCGCCGCGCTGGACGCCGCCCTCTCGCCCGGACTCGACGTGCTGCACGCGGTGGCGGCGACCGGCGGCAGCCTCGTCGACCGGATCGAGGCGGCACACTGGCGGATCGAGTTGCCGGGGGTGGACCCGCACGTGCTGGGCGCGGCGGTGACCGCCTTCACCGCTGCGGACGAGATCCTCGTCGAGCGGATGACCAAGCAGGGCCGGCGGACCTTCGACGCTCGGGCGGCGGTTATCAGTATCAATGTGATCATGTCGGATGAGACGCCTTCCGAGGCGGTGGCAGTACCGTGTGCGATACTCGAGCTGGTCGTGCGGCAGGTCACTCCCGCTGTTCGACCCGATGACGTCCTTTCCGGCCTCCGCGTGGTGGCCGACCTGGAGCCGCCGGTGTCGCCGCGGGTGACCCGCCTGGCTCAGGGCACGCTGACCGCGCAGGGTGCGATCGCGGACCCGTTGGACGCGGGCCGCGACGGGGCAGTCATTGGTGGGTGCTGA
- a CDS encoding Rne/Rng family ribonuclease has product MLENEPEGGERTGLHPDGETAEHRVGDSAASANTTSEGSDPAAREPTGGTSESAGPAPSEAVVTGATELGEPVARVRKRASRKRVTPVNRPEQTEAPIEAGSAAVPGAGEAPQAEVLAPVAGDGEPPTKATRRRRKATTAKAPAEPVTAAGGQEAAADIAPPAKATRTRRKKTAPAPVESTSTPVESTSTPVESTAAPVDPIAPVEPAETAPVAAAEEEQNESTPPAGAAVGEVPPGVAVAEPVEPERPARGRRARLSAPTVLFMAPLPEESAPARPAEERPSAEPAAEELVETARRRRRGRRNGESTAEVETGETEEIEEAEEGSEGEDEDDATGGRRRRRRGRRGRGRGKGGTDEVEEQEAEEAEEAAVQAEAAEPVAEEDDEAEAEAGGGDGLTRRRRRRRRRGAGDVEVAAEDGVPTVVKIREPRRTVDEVQGVSGSTRLEAKRQRRRDGREQRRTRPPILSEAEFLARREAVDRVMAVRQRGDRTQIAVLEDGVLVEHYVTRNSAVTMAGNVYLGKVQNVLPSMEAAFVDIGRGRNAVLYAGEVNWDATGLEGRARSIEQALKSGDSVLVQVTKDPIGHKGARLTSHVALSGRHLVYVPGGNASGISRKLPDNERKRLRDALKKLVPEGAGVIVRTAAEGATEDELARDVKRLQAQWEDIQAKAGRGGAPVLLYEEPDLVIRVVRDLFNEDFRELMIEGEGAYDLVESYLSHVSPDLVARLRRHVGTVDVFTEYRIDEQILKGLDRKVFLPSGGHLVIDRTEAMTVVDVNTGKYTGAGGNLEETVTRNNLEAAEEIVRQLRLRDIGGIVVIDFIDMVLESNRELVLRRLTECLGRDRTKHQVTEITSLGLVQMTRKRIGAGLLEAFSETCECCKGRGLILHTEPVPEKPRAGGTGEKVKAVASAEAGGSSRRRARKGAVAAERTVVESEEAQDAGTTDTPEVTATTPGADYYDTMGYDLSRYEVETPAPSVVASQSGDTARLAAPDDPDAVGGDDGEESETASGRRRSRRGGARRRTRP; this is encoded by the coding sequence ATGCTCGAGAACGAGCCCGAGGGCGGCGAACGCACCGGCCTCCACCCGGATGGCGAGACCGCCGAACACCGTGTTGGCGACAGCGCTGCCTCCGCGAACACCACGTCGGAGGGGAGCGACCCGGCTGCCCGGGAACCCACCGGGGGCACCTCCGAGTCGGCCGGTCCAGCGCCGAGTGAGGCGGTGGTCACCGGCGCGACCGAGTTGGGCGAGCCGGTTGCCCGGGTCCGCAAGCGGGCCAGCCGGAAGCGGGTGACCCCGGTCAACCGGCCGGAGCAGACCGAGGCGCCGATCGAGGCGGGTAGCGCCGCCGTGCCGGGGGCGGGCGAGGCGCCCCAGGCCGAGGTGCTTGCCCCGGTCGCGGGCGACGGTGAGCCGCCGACGAAGGCGACGCGTCGTCGCCGGAAGGCCACGACGGCCAAGGCACCGGCGGAGCCGGTGACGGCCGCCGGTGGGCAGGAGGCGGCGGCGGACATCGCGCCGCCGGCGAAGGCGACACGGACCCGCCGTAAGAAGACCGCTCCTGCGCCGGTCGAGTCCACCTCCACGCCGGTCGAGTCCACCTCCACGCCGGTCGAGTCGACTGCCGCTCCGGTTGACCCGATTGCTCCGGTGGAGCCGGCTGAGACCGCACCGGTTGCCGCGGCTGAGGAGGAGCAGAACGAGTCGACTCCGCCCGCCGGGGCCGCGGTGGGGGAGGTACCGCCCGGGGTGGCGGTGGCCGAGCCGGTTGAGCCGGAGCGCCCGGCCCGTGGCCGGCGCGCGCGGCTCTCCGCCCCAACAGTGCTGTTCATGGCTCCACTGCCCGAGGAGTCGGCGCCGGCGAGGCCCGCCGAGGAACGGCCCTCAGCCGAGCCGGCCGCTGAGGAACTGGTCGAGACGGCGCGTCGCCGCCGGCGGGGCCGCCGCAACGGCGAGTCGACCGCGGAGGTCGAGACCGGGGAGACCGAGGAGATCGAGGAGGCCGAGGAGGGCTCCGAGGGCGAGGACGAGGACGACGCCACCGGTGGCCGGCGCCGTCGACGCCGGGGTCGTCGCGGTCGTGGCCGGGGCAAGGGGGGCACCGACGAGGTCGAGGAGCAGGAGGCCGAGGAGGCCGAGGAGGCCGCTGTCCAGGCCGAGGCGGCGGAGCCGGTGGCCGAGGAGGACGATGAGGCCGAGGCCGAGGCCGGAGGAGGCGACGGGCTGACCCGCCGCCGTCGACGTCGGCGGCGGCGTGGTGCCGGAGACGTGGAGGTCGCCGCCGAGGACGGGGTGCCCACGGTCGTCAAGATTCGGGAGCCACGTCGCACCGTCGACGAGGTGCAGGGCGTCTCCGGCTCGACCCGGCTGGAGGCCAAGCGCCAGCGTCGCCGGGACGGCCGCGAGCAGCGCCGTACCCGGCCGCCGATCCTCAGCGAGGCGGAGTTCCTGGCCCGCCGGGAAGCGGTGGATCGGGTGATGGCGGTTCGGCAGCGGGGCGACCGGACACAGATCGCCGTGCTGGAGGACGGCGTGCTGGTCGAGCACTACGTCACCCGTAACTCGGCTGTCACCATGGCTGGCAACGTCTATCTGGGCAAGGTGCAGAACGTTCTGCCCAGCATGGAGGCGGCGTTCGTCGACATCGGGCGTGGCCGCAACGCCGTGCTCTACGCGGGTGAGGTCAACTGGGACGCCACCGGGCTGGAAGGGCGGGCCCGCTCGATCGAGCAGGCCCTCAAGTCCGGTGACTCGGTCCTGGTGCAGGTCACCAAGGATCCGATCGGACACAAGGGTGCACGGCTGACCAGCCATGTGGCGCTCTCCGGCCGACACCTCGTCTACGTGCCGGGCGGCAACGCCTCCGGGATCAGCCGCAAGCTGCCGGACAACGAGCGCAAGCGCCTGCGGGACGCGCTGAAGAAGCTGGTTCCGGAGGGAGCGGGCGTGATCGTCCGCACCGCCGCCGAGGGCGCCACCGAGGACGAGCTGGCGCGGGACGTCAAGCGGTTGCAGGCGCAGTGGGAGGACATCCAGGCGAAGGCGGGCCGGGGCGGTGCGCCGGTGTTGCTCTACGAGGAGCCAGACCTGGTCATCCGGGTTGTCCGGGACCTCTTCAACGAGGACTTCCGGGAGCTGATGATCGAGGGTGAGGGCGCGTACGACCTGGTCGAGTCGTACTTGTCGCACGTCTCGCCGGACCTGGTCGCCCGGCTGCGGCGACACGTGGGCACCGTGGACGTCTTCACTGAGTACCGGATCGACGAGCAGATCCTGAAGGGCCTGGACCGCAAGGTCTTCCTCCCCTCCGGGGGGCACCTGGTGATCGACCGTACTGAGGCGATGACCGTGGTTGACGTGAACACCGGCAAGTACACCGGTGCCGGCGGGAACCTGGAGGAGACGGTTACCCGGAACAACCTGGAAGCCGCCGAGGAGATCGTCCGTCAGCTGCGGCTGCGCGACATCGGTGGCATCGTGGTCATCGACTTCATTGACATGGTCCTGGAGTCGAACCGGGAGTTGGTGCTGCGGCGGCTGACCGAGTGCCTTGGGCGGGACCGCACCAAGCATCAGGTGACGGAGATCACCTCACTCGGTCTGGTGCAGATGACCCGCAAACGGATCGGTGCCGGCCTGCTGGAGGCGTTCAGTGAGACCTGTGAGTGCTGCAAGGGCCGTGGGTTGATCCTGCACACCGAGCCGGTGCCGGAGAAGCCACGTGCCGGTGGCACCGGGGAGAAGGTCAAGGCGGTGGCGTCGGCCGAGGCGGGCGGGTCGTCCCGCCGGCGGGCGCGGAAGGGGGCTGTCGCCGCCGAGCGGACCGTGGTCGAGAGTGAGGAGGCCCAGGACGCCGGTACCACCGACACCCCGGAGGTCACGGCCACCACACCCGGTGCTGACTATTACGACACGATGGGCTATGACCTGTCCCGGTATGAGGTGGAAACACCGGCCCCGAGCGTGGTGGCGAGCCAGAGCGGCGACACGGCGCGGCTCGCGGCGCCCGACGACCCGGACGCGGTGGGCGGCGACGACGGCGAGGAGTCCGAGACCGCCTCGGGCCGGCGGCGCTCCCGCCGGGGCGGTGCGCGGCGCCGTACCCGCCCCTGA
- a CDS encoding TIGR03960 family B12-binding radical SAM protein, protein MSAPSTTPRSAVANSVWPRLEPLLPQVAKPIQYVGGELGAVVKDWDTAAVRWALMYPDAYEVGLPNQGVQILYEVLNELPDVLAERTYAVWPDLERLMRAHQVPQFTIDAHRPVRDFDVFGVSFATELGYTNLLTAIDLAGIPLLAADRSDADPVVVAGGHAAFNPEPIAAFVDAAVLGDGEEAVLEITTIVREWKAEGSPGGRDELLLRLARTESVYVPRFYDVDYLPDGRIQRVVPNRPDVPFRVHKRTTMDLDAWPYPKKPLVPLAETVHERYAVEIFRGCTRGCRFCQAGMITRPVRERSITTVGQMVREGLEFSGFHEVGLLSLSSADHSEIGDMCSGLAQQYEGTNVSLSLPSTRVDAFNIDLAQELARNGRRTGLTFAPEGGSERIRKVINKMVSKDDLIRTVVTAYTNGWRQVKLYFMCGLPTETDEDVLEIAEMAHEVIRAGRAATGSRDIRCTVSIGGFVPKPHTPFQWAAMARPEVIDNRLRLLKQAVNADRSLGRAIGFRYHDGEPSLIEGLLSRGDRRVSTVIQRVWENGGRFDGWSEHFSYQRWVDAAAEVLPDCGIDLDWYTTRERDELEVLPWDHLDSGLDKDWLWQDWQDALGEYEQDDCRWTPCFDCGVCPSMDTEIQIGPTGRKLLPLTPVNGLRVPATPSSSR, encoded by the coding sequence ATGAGTGCCCCGTCCACCACACCGCGCAGCGCCGTGGCCAATTCCGTGTGGCCCCGGCTGGAGCCGTTGCTGCCTCAGGTCGCCAAGCCCATCCAGTACGTCGGTGGTGAGTTGGGGGCGGTGGTCAAGGACTGGGACACGGCGGCCGTGCGCTGGGCCCTGATGTATCCCGACGCGTACGAGGTCGGCCTTCCCAACCAGGGCGTGCAGATCCTATACGAGGTGCTCAACGAGCTGCCCGACGTGCTCGCCGAGCGGACGTACGCAGTCTGGCCGGACCTGGAGCGGCTGATGCGCGCCCACCAGGTGCCGCAGTTCACCATTGATGCGCACCGTCCGGTGCGGGACTTCGATGTCTTCGGCGTCTCCTTCGCCACCGAGCTGGGCTACACGAATCTGCTCACCGCGATCGACCTGGCGGGAATTCCACTGCTGGCCGCCGACCGCAGCGACGCCGACCCGGTGGTCGTCGCCGGTGGGCACGCAGCGTTCAACCCGGAGCCGATCGCCGCCTTCGTCGACGCCGCCGTGCTCGGTGACGGCGAGGAGGCCGTCCTGGAGATCACCACGATCGTTCGGGAGTGGAAGGCCGAGGGCTCCCCCGGTGGCAGGGACGAGCTGCTGCTGCGGCTGGCCCGTACCGAGAGCGTCTACGTGCCGCGCTTCTACGACGTGGACTACCTGCCCGACGGCCGAATTCAGCGGGTTGTGCCGAACCGGCCGGACGTGCCGTTTCGGGTGCACAAGCGCACGACGATGGACCTGGACGCGTGGCCGTACCCGAAGAAGCCGCTCGTGCCTCTGGCGGAGACGGTCCACGAGCGGTACGCGGTGGAGATCTTCCGGGGCTGCACCCGGGGCTGCCGGTTCTGCCAGGCCGGCATGATCACCCGTCCGGTGCGGGAGCGCTCGATCACCACGGTGGGGCAGATGGTGCGGGAGGGGCTGGAGTTCTCCGGCTTCCACGAGGTGGGCCTGCTCTCGCTCTCCTCGGCCGACCACTCGGAGATCGGCGACATGTGCTCGGGCCTGGCCCAGCAGTACGAGGGCACCAACGTGTCGCTCTCGCTGCCGTCCACCCGGGTGGACGCGTTCAACATCGACCTGGCGCAGGAGCTGGCCCGCAACGGCCGGCGGACCGGTCTGACCTTCGCCCCGGAGGGCGGGTCGGAGCGGATCCGCAAGGTGATCAACAAGATGGTGTCGAAGGACGACCTCATCCGGACCGTGGTAACCGCCTACACCAACGGCTGGCGGCAGGTGAAGCTCTACTTCATGTGCGGCCTGCCGACCGAGACCGACGAGGACGTCCTCGAGATCGCGGAGATGGCGCACGAGGTGATCCGAGCTGGCCGTGCGGCGACCGGTAGTAGGGACATTCGCTGCACGGTCTCCATCGGCGGGTTCGTGCCGAAGCCACACACCCCGTTCCAGTGGGCGGCGATGGCGCGTCCGGAGGTCATCGACAACCGACTGCGGCTGCTCAAGCAGGCCGTCAACGCGGATCGTTCGCTGGGTCGGGCGATCGGCTTCCGCTACCACGACGGCGAGCCGTCGCTGATCGAGGGCCTGCTCTCCCGCGGTGACCGCCGGGTCAGCACGGTGATCCAGCGGGTCTGGGAGAACGGCGGCCGGTTCGACGGCTGGAGCGAGCACTTCTCGTACCAGCGTTGGGTGGACGCCGCCGCGGAGGTGCTGCCCGACTGTGGCATCGACCTTGACTGGTACACCACCCGGGAGCGTGACGAGCTGGAGGTCCTACCCTGGGACCACCTGGACTCGGGCTTGGACAAGGACTGGCTCTGGCAGGACTGGCAGGACGCCCTGGGCGAGTACGAGCAGGACGACTGCCGGTGGACGCCGTGCTTCGACTGCGGCGTCTGTCCGTCCATGGACACCGAGATCCAGATCGGCCCGACGGGTAGGAAACTGCTCCCGCTCACCCCGGTCAACGGACTGCGGGTCCCAGCGACACCCAGCAGTAGCAGGTAG
- a CDS encoding lysophospholipid acyltransferase family protein codes for MPLLYTIGKLTLAPALRLGFRPTVEGLEYVPETGGAIFAGNHLSVADELFLGTTVPRHLAFWAKSEYFKGAGLKGRFSKFVLTGLGAIPVERGGGRAALSAFDAAIPALRAGDLVVVYPEGTRSPDGRLYRGRTGAVRLAVTAGVPIIPVGMIGTEKVQPIGARVPRPFTGRITVRFGKPLDFTGQPDDRTSLRVMTDEVMGEIQKLTGQEYVPRYAPARGRPPADGEPGAV; via the coding sequence GTGCCGCTGCTCTACACCATCGGCAAGCTCACCCTGGCGCCCGCGCTTCGGTTGGGCTTCCGTCCGACCGTGGAAGGGCTGGAGTACGTGCCGGAGACCGGCGGCGCGATTTTCGCGGGCAATCACCTCTCGGTCGCCGACGAGCTCTTCCTCGGCACGACCGTCCCCCGGCATCTGGCCTTCTGGGCCAAGTCCGAGTACTTCAAGGGCGCCGGGCTGAAAGGGCGATTCTCCAAGTTTGTGCTCACCGGTCTGGGCGCCATCCCGGTCGAGCGGGGCGGCGGGCGCGCGGCGCTGTCGGCTTTCGACGCGGCTATCCCCGCGCTCCGCGCCGGTGATCTCGTCGTCGTCTACCCGGAGGGGACCCGCTCCCCGGACGGGCGGCTCTACCGTGGACGCACCGGCGCGGTCCGGCTCGCGGTGACCGCGGGTGTGCCGATCATCCCGGTCGGCATGATCGGCACCGAGAAGGTGCAGCCGATCGGTGCCCGGGTGCCTCGCCCCTTCACCGGGCGGATCACCGTGCGGTTCGGCAAGCCGCTGGACTTCACCGGGCAGCCGGACGACCGCACCTCGCTGCGGGTCATGACCGATGAGGTGATGGGCGAGATCCAGAAGCTCACCGGGCAGGAGTACGTCCCACGCTATGCACCGGCACGTGGGCGTCCGCCGGCCGATGGGGAACCGGGCGCGGTCTGA